A genomic segment from Necator americanus strain Aroian chromosome III, whole genome shotgun sequence encodes:
- a CDS encoding hypothetical protein (NECATOR_CHRIII.G10441.T1), whose product MSSLLLLLLLLLLLLLLLLLLLLLLLLLLLLLLLLLLLLLLLLLLLLLLLLLLLLLLLLLLLLLLLFYYYYYYYYYYYYYYYYYYYYYYYYYYYYYYYYYYYYYYYYYYYYYYYYYYLLLLLLLLLLLLLLLLLLLLLLLLLLLLLLLLLLLLLS is encoded by the coding sequence ATGtcatcactattattattattattattattattattattattattattattattattattattattattattattattattattattattattattattattattattattattattattattattattattattattattattattattattattattattattattattattattattattattattattattattttattattattattattattattattattattattattattattattattattattattattattattattattattattattattattattattattattattattattattattattattattattattattattattattattattatttattattattattattattattattattattattattattattattattattattattattattattattattattattattattattattattattattattactattatcctAA